The following coding sequences are from one Leptolyngbya sp. NIES-3755 window:
- a CDS encoding hypothetical protein (similar to AA sequence:cyanobase_aa:NIES39_A05260) — protein MTRSHKAHASARNFEQAERAIQINALLLAFKYASLGTPMWLPDNFVELIQTMPCAFMAFWLKADPNLLKHIGAIALLRNGRLDQETVESYLSGVQGRWNGRGNIKKEEELFQQEGLTALFTLPWKVIKDAKLPNSFSEWVNNFTTLLLNEVNELPPSQKPEDIERNKTYLVAKILGRSKTILKESSRKSNHPVVAADKNYGELVVVLFVNLMMEKKDEQSIYPLLLAHLDKLDQHFVEIWRTAVVEDMPACMEAVWHFSQLIAKFPHGSRAINLEIALAGYESILPFLSADSAQINAGLKTMLGDLYRCRVLGDRAANVETAIRYYEESLDVFTHESSAKLWAEANLGLGLSLCARTFGKPADNIERALQNLKSALTVFSFEESPEAWAECLRWLGNVYCDRRVGKKKSNLEQALYCYNEALRVQTRHTHPVQWATLQNSLGDVYLDVAQIAFFQNSEDDPAPSRYSLTRNYRKHTIGHYEAALTVLTHEAFPEYWADIQLNLGLTYYLLDLNDWVESIDRQIFHYSQALQVFTREAFAHKYVKAHAGLGIAYRNADYYQIKPSQPLNQNSVNESADSLISRSYQSFTTAIEVVETLRRDITSGDEVKHKFAEKWNPLYENAVETALELGKLAEAVEYIERSKARNLVELLTHKSLFPKRDRYSHSKQYETVCEQLEQFRRTILAKQRTLASVLRDQGDERSHHLYVNELRQELDRLQQRQADLLRSINLRDPSFKFTQEVAPIPFNQIRERIDDTTTIVEWFVTDTSVHTPDRMLAFLISRDSQPVVLCSEQADQLKNLYRKYQKCPPTSSEDFENNLQKFSEILQIDQICSEIEKIFEKQGRICDRLILIPHRQLHLLPLHALPCADGKLLIDRFAKGISYAPSCQLLQMAQEQARHRSGFDRLFAIQNPYPTDKGTLLSSQLEVTQILQDFDTDSSTVLAEQEATMTNLMVSQQEPLNLAHCVHFSCHGEFDAQAPLQSRLYLANSENQSDSSCDLTLEDIFEKLDLSHCRLVTLAACESGMTDASSLSDEYIGLPSGFLYSGSPTVVSSLWRAPDWATALLMIQFYKRLKQAREIEFGTIATVLKESQNWLRQITLEGLEQFVEELNPELRGRLERYLKKKRESIGIDHSQPLYCHPYYWAAFTAIGF, from the coding sequence AGGAAATATCAAAAAGGAAGAAGAGCTTTTTCAGCAGGAAGGACTAACGGCTCTATTTACGCTTCCTTGGAAGGTAATTAAAGATGCAAAACTGCCTAATTCCTTCTCAGAATGGGTGAACAATTTCACAACATTATTACTAAACGAGGTCAATGAACTACCGCCCAGTCAGAAGCCAGAAGATATAGAACGAAACAAAACATATTTAGTCGCAAAGATTTTAGGACGCTCCAAAACGATTCTTAAAGAGAGTTCAAGGAAAAGTAATCATCCAGTCGTAGCAGCCGATAAAAATTATGGGGAACTGGTCGTAGTTTTGTTTGTAAATCTAATGATGGAGAAAAAAGATGAGCAAAGTATCTACCCATTGCTACTGGCTCATTTGGATAAGCTGGATCAGCACTTTGTTGAAATCTGGCGCACTGCTGTAGTCGAAGATATGCCAGCTTGTATGGAAGCTGTTTGGCACTTCAGTCAATTAATTGCAAAATTTCCACACGGTAGTAGAGCAATTAATTTAGAAATTGCGCTTGCTGGTTATGAATCCATACTTCCTTTCTTGTCGGCTGACTCAGCCCAAATTAATGCAGGCTTAAAGACAATGCTTGGTGATTTATATCGCTGTCGGGTGCTAGGAGACCGAGCAGCGAATGTAGAAACAGCGATTCGCTATTATGAAGAATCGCTTGATGTCTTCACACATGAAAGTTCTGCTAAGCTATGGGCTGAGGCAAATCTTGGTTTGGGTCTGTCTCTTTGTGCTCGAACTTTCGGTAAACCAGCCGACAACATAGAACGCGCCCTCCAGAATTTGAAGTCAGCATTGACCGTTTTTTCATTTGAGGAATCACCAGAAGCATGGGCTGAGTGCTTAAGATGGTTGGGGAATGTTTACTGCGATCGACGTGTAGGAAAGAAAAAAAGCAATTTAGAGCAGGCACTTTACTGCTACAACGAAGCGTTACGAGTTCAGACTCGACACACACATCCAGTGCAGTGGGCAACGCTACAGAACAGTTTAGGAGATGTTTATTTAGATGTAGCTCAGATTGCATTTTTTCAGAATTCCGAAGACGATCCTGCTCCCTCTAGGTACAGCCTAACAAGAAATTATCGTAAGCATACAATTGGGCATTATGAGGCTGCACTCACTGTTCTGACTCACGAAGCATTTCCTGAGTATTGGGCTGATATCCAGCTTAACTTGGGGCTAACCTACTATCTCTTGGATCTGAATGACTGGGTAGAGAGCATTGATCGACAGATTTTCCATTACAGCCAAGCTCTGCAAGTTTTTACTCGCGAAGCCTTTGCTCACAAATATGTAAAAGCTCATGCTGGTCTAGGTATTGCGTATCGTAATGCAGATTACTACCAAATCAAACCCAGTCAACCTCTAAATCAGAACTCTGTAAATGAGAGTGCTGATAGCTTAATTTCTCGATCGTATCAAAGCTTCACCACTGCGATTGAAGTCGTAGAAACCCTGCGACGGGATATTACCTCTGGAGACGAAGTTAAGCATAAATTTGCTGAAAAGTGGAACCCGCTTTATGAGAATGCTGTAGAAACTGCTTTAGAGTTAGGAAAACTCGCTGAGGCGGTAGAATATATCGAACGGAGTAAAGCTCGAAATCTTGTCGAACTACTAACACACAAAAGTCTTTTTCCCAAACGTGACCGATATTCTCATTCAAAGCAATATGAGACAGTGTGTGAACAGCTTGAGCAATTCCGCCGAACAATTCTAGCCAAACAGCGAACTCTAGCGAGTGTATTGAGAGATCAAGGCGACGAACGTTCGCATCATCTTTACGTTAATGAGTTGCGACAAGAGTTAGATAGACTACAGCAACGGCAAGCGGATCTACTCAGAAGCATTAATCTGAGAGATCCGTCCTTCAAGTTCACTCAAGAAGTTGCGCCAATCCCTTTCAATCAGATTAGAGAGCGGATCGATGACACTACGACGATCGTGGAGTGGTTTGTTACTGATACATCAGTCCATACACCCGACCGTATGCTAGCTTTCCTCATCTCTCGTGATTCACAGCCAGTAGTTCTCTGCTCTGAACAAGCCGACCAACTGAAGAACTTATATCGGAAATACCAGAAATGTCCACCCACATCTTCCGAGGATTTTGAGAACAACCTTCAAAAGTTTTCTGAAATTCTTCAAATCGACCAAATCTGCTCTGAAATTGAGAAGATTTTTGAGAAACAGGGACGCATCTGCGATCGCTTAATCCTGATTCCCCATCGTCAGCTTCATCTGCTGCCGCTTCATGCCCTGCCATGCGCTGATGGTAAACTTTTGATTGATCGGTTTGCAAAAGGAATCAGCTATGCTCCTAGTTGTCAACTTTTGCAGATGGCTCAAGAGCAGGCGCGACATCGTTCAGGATTTGATCGGCTTTTTGCCATTCAAAATCCTTATCCCACTGACAAGGGAACATTACTCAGTTCTCAGCTTGAAGTCACTCAGATCCTTCAGGATTTTGATACTGACAGTAGTACTGTCCTGGCTGAACAGGAGGCAACGATGACAAATTTAATGGTGAGTCAGCAAGAACCATTAAATTTAGCTCATTGCGTCCACTTCTCATGTCATGGTGAGTTTGATGCTCAAGCTCCACTCCAATCTAGACTCTATTTAGCCAATTCAGAAAATCAATCAGATTCAAGCTGCGACTTAACCTTAGAAGACATTTTTGAGAAGCTTGATTTGAGCCACTGCCGTCTGGTCACACTTGCTGCATGTGAAAGTGGAATGACCGATGCAAGTAGCCTGAGCGATGAATACATCGGCTTGCCAAGCGGATTTTTGTATTCAGGTAGCCCAACTGTTGTGAGTTCTCTATGGAGAGCACCAGATTGGGCGACAGCACTTCTGATGATTCAGTTTTATAAACGATTGAAGCAAGCTAGAGAAATTGAATTTGGAACGATCGCCACGGTTCTGAAGGAGTCGCAAAACTGGTTACGGCAAATAACGTTAGAAGGACTAGAACAGTTTGTCGAGGAATTAAATCCCGAATTACGTGGACGGCTTGAGAGGTATCTAAAGAAAAAGCGCGAATCTATAGGTATAGATCACAGTCAACCGCTGTATTGTCATCCTTACTATTGGGCTGCATTTACCGCGATCGGATTTTAA
- a CDS encoding hypothetical protein (similar to AA sequence:cyanobase_aa:Npun_R5671), with amino-acid sequence MSIPTAEEIAQFRLQLADRPEAIVALDVIAECEGDLEEAIVLLMVQEMGIEPDRGFNDVIQKCRKVICQEEIRNDLMTGLIPVAIEPVSMSVGIPPGVATAVVLSAYKMGIKKFCAPLNS; translated from the coding sequence GTGAGTATTCCTACAGCAGAAGAAATTGCTCAATTTCGTCTTCAGCTTGCAGACCGTCCAGAGGCGATCGTGGCGCTTGATGTGATTGCGGAATGTGAAGGGGATTTAGAAGAGGCAATCGTATTACTCATGGTGCAGGAAATGGGCATTGAACCAGACCGAGGCTTTAATGATGTCATCCAAAAGTGTCGTAAAGTAATCTGTCAAGAAGAGATTAGAAACGATTTGATGACCGGACTAATACCCGTTGCGATCGAGCCAGTTTCAATGAGTGTCGGCATTCCGCCAGGTGTTGCAACAGCCGTCGTTTTATCTGCTTACAAAATGGGTATTAAGAAGTTTTGTGCGCCGCTCAATTCTTAG
- a CDS encoding hypothetical protein (hypothetical protein ACCM5_05181;~similar to AA sequence:cyanobase_aa:LBDG_42090) — translation MRLGKVVKSNSHCDYIVQVDDAMDFVHAPLPDDYGFGTFVKLEDDRHWAVGIVYNSQLFNPLFLNTGIRLTSEPDPLFTPDQVQEVRTLLWTVLVGALNTHNGKPYGIQGIPKVVVPVNTPVQRMSPEEVYHFHLNQMGRSQFCYYSHLLHCGGTFSVQLTHQVLEELIKSQLFQGAEERALIVLCKELAWKNTMGAMK, via the coding sequence ATGCGATTGGGAAAAGTAGTTAAATCGAATTCGCATTGTGATTACATTGTGCAAGTGGATGATGCAATGGATTTTGTTCACGCTCCACTTCCTGATGACTATGGCTTCGGGACATTCGTGAAATTAGAAGACGATCGACACTGGGCAGTCGGAATTGTCTACAACTCACAGCTATTTAATCCGCTGTTTCTCAATACCGGGATTCGATTGACCAGTGAACCTGATCCATTGTTCACTCCAGACCAAGTTCAAGAAGTTCGGACATTGCTTTGGACTGTGTTAGTGGGAGCATTGAATACTCACAACGGTAAGCCTTACGGGATTCAAGGCATTCCAAAAGTTGTGGTTCCGGTGAATACACCTGTACAGAGGATGAGTCCAGAAGAGGTTTACCATTTTCATCTGAATCAAATGGGTCGATCGCAGTTTTGTTACTACAGCCATTTACTGCACTGTGGCGGAACTTTTTCAGTGCAGTTAACGCATCAGGTTTTAGAGGAATTGATCAAGTCACAACTCTTTCAGGGAGCCGAGGAACGGGCGTTAATTGTCCTCTGTAAAGAGCTTGCCTGGAAGAATACAATGGGCGCGATGAAGTAG
- a CDS encoding ribose 5-phosphate isomerase (similar to AA sequence:cyanobase_aa:LBDG_27740), with translation MKADPVTLMKQQVGYAAAAKVQSNSIVGLGTGSTTAYAIQAIGERLQSGDLQNIKGVPTSFQAIVLARQFGIPLTTLDEIEKIDVAIDGADEVDPQKNLIKGGGAAHTQEKIVDSLADQFIVVVDSGKLVDRLGSTFLLPVEVIPMAVTPVMKAIEKLGGKPQLRMGVKKAGPVVTDQGNLVIDVKFDQIDNPGELEKTLNNLPGVLENGLFVGVADVIMVGEVKDGQPSVREF, from the coding sequence ATGAAGGCAGACCCCGTCACTCTCATGAAGCAGCAGGTTGGTTATGCTGCGGCAGCAAAAGTCCAATCTAATTCAATCGTTGGATTAGGAACAGGTTCTACGACTGCTTACGCGATTCAAGCGATCGGAGAACGATTACAGTCCGGTGATCTGCAAAATATTAAAGGAGTTCCGACTTCGTTTCAAGCGATCGTGCTTGCTCGTCAGTTTGGAATCCCGTTGACGACTTTAGATGAGATCGAAAAGATTGATGTTGCGATCGATGGTGCAGACGAAGTTGATCCGCAAAAGAATCTGATCAAAGGGGGCGGCGCGGCTCACACACAAGAAAAGATTGTGGATAGCTTGGCAGACCAATTCATTGTGGTCGTTGATAGTGGAAAATTAGTCGATCGATTGGGTTCTACGTTTTTGCTGCCTGTTGAAGTAATTCCGATGGCAGTGACTCCGGTGATGAAAGCGATCGAGAAATTAGGCGGTAAACCTCAGTTGAGAATGGGCGTGAAAAAAGCAGGTCCCGTTGTTACGGATCAAGGGAATTTAGTCATTGATGTGAAGTTCGATCAGATTGATAATCCTGGTGAACTAGAGAAGACGCTGAACAATTTGCCAGGAGTTTTGGAGAATGGCTTATTTGTCGGTGTTGCCGATGTGATTATGGTTGGGGAAGTGAAAGACGGACAACCGAGCGTTAGAGAGTTCTAA
- a CDS encoding hypothetical protein (similar to AA sequence:cyanobase_aa:LBDG_16820) — protein sequence MTASITLQLPDRLYQRLVNTARAIQRPIEDVILHALEVGSPPDWDDVPEEFRADLEALDRLDDTTLWAIVRDRKSAVEMTRYDELLDRNREGTLTEIEHSELVTLRMEADRLMLRKAQAAALLRWRGHLVPQL from the coding sequence GTGACTGCATCCATCACACTTCAATTACCCGATCGACTTTATCAACGCCTTGTCAATACGGCTCGTGCCATACAACGTCCGATCGAAGACGTGATTCTTCATGCGCTAGAAGTAGGCAGTCCTCCTGATTGGGACGATGTACCGGAAGAATTTCGAGCCGATTTGGAAGCGCTCGATCGACTTGATGACACAACACTTTGGGCAATTGTCCGCGATCGCAAATCGGCTGTTGAAATGACTCGGTATGATGAATTGCTCGATCGCAATCGAGAAGGAACACTGACAGAAATAGAACATTCAGAACTTGTCACCCTCAGAATGGAAGCCGATCGACTCATGCTCCGTAAAGCTCAAGCTGCGGCACTCTTGCGCTGGCGGGGTCATCTTGTTCCCCAGTTGTAG
- a CDS encoding glycosyl transferase family 39 (similar to AA sequence:cyanobase_aa:LBDG_44010), whose amino-acid sequence MDREISTGNQSSTSRYQTWIDPGWTIGLWIAAIVLFTINLGGLPLRDWDEGIVAQIAREIASNPFDSFTWLFPRDPNGGPYFNKPPLIHWMVALCFHFWGVNEWTARLPGALLTATSVPLLYGIGREIFFQRSTAVFAALVYLTSLPVVRQGRLAMLDGAVLCFFLALVFCLLRSRRDLRWGLGIGFAFGCLCLTKGILGILLLAIAIAFMIWDTPRLFASPYLWAGFGLGCFPVAMWYGAQIYEYGNAFVQAHFWDQSLKRVSDSVEDNYGFITYYLWEILKHGVPWVVFLPIALRNAWENRNLGWAKLSLVWSGIYFIVISLMQTKLPWYAMPLYPAFALMIGSQLQRFWQPPLNAKPVQKVRIWVTVFAILSIVAWAGAIYYTVGLKEPDSQLIFSTLALTLTVTAILIARQDIQFVVVLIWGTYLTLLVLMMSNLWLWELQETFAAKPVGVMIQRATAKGQTIYTSYPYFRPSLNFYSERSIIPAPPETLLKHWREDPHPHLLVDRPTLEKIPQKQMQFLGITDEWVLVRRAPMVKTTVTAKRKTRGATVRNTKK is encoded by the coding sequence ATGGATCGCGAGATTTCAACCGGAAATCAATCAAGCACGTCCCGGTATCAAACGTGGATTGACCCAGGATGGACGATCGGACTGTGGATTGCTGCGATCGTTCTGTTCACAATCAATCTAGGCGGTCTTCCCCTGCGCGATTGGGACGAAGGCATTGTGGCTCAAATTGCCCGCGAAATTGCCAGTAATCCGTTTGATTCATTTACCTGGCTTTTTCCACGCGATCCGAATGGTGGACCCTATTTTAATAAACCGCCGCTCATTCATTGGATGGTTGCTCTGTGTTTCCATTTCTGGGGCGTGAACGAGTGGACGGCTCGCCTACCTGGAGCGCTATTAACAGCAACTTCCGTTCCTCTCTTGTATGGAATTGGTCGAGAGATCTTTTTCCAGCGGAGTACGGCTGTGTTTGCAGCATTGGTGTATTTGACTTCGCTGCCGGTCGTGCGTCAGGGACGGTTAGCCATGCTGGACGGGGCAGTCCTGTGCTTTTTCTTGGCGTTGGTATTTTGCTTACTGCGATCGCGTCGTGATTTGCGCTGGGGACTGGGAATCGGTTTTGCGTTTGGCTGTCTCTGCTTGACCAAGGGAATCCTCGGAATTTTGCTATTGGCGATCGCGATCGCATTCATGATTTGGGACACTCCGCGATTATTCGCTTCGCCGTATCTCTGGGCGGGTTTCGGACTCGGCTGTTTTCCAGTAGCAATGTGGTATGGCGCACAGATTTATGAATACGGCAATGCGTTTGTACAGGCGCACTTCTGGGATCAGTCTTTAAAGCGCGTGTCGGATTCGGTTGAGGACAATTACGGCTTTATTACATATTACCTTTGGGAAATTCTCAAGCATGGCGTTCCTTGGGTTGTATTTTTGCCGATCGCACTTCGGAATGCTTGGGAAAACAGAAATCTCGGATGGGCAAAACTCTCTTTAGTCTGGAGCGGAATTTATTTCATTGTCATTTCGCTCATGCAGACGAAACTTCCCTGGTATGCGATGCCGCTTTATCCTGCGTTTGCATTAATGATCGGCTCACAGTTGCAGAGATTTTGGCAACCTCCGCTCAATGCGAAACCTGTTCAGAAAGTGCGGATTTGGGTAACAGTGTTTGCGATTTTGTCGATTGTGGCTTGGGCAGGTGCAATCTACTACACCGTTGGATTAAAAGAACCAGATTCACAGTTAATCTTCTCTACGCTGGCATTAACACTAACCGTCACCGCGATTCTGATTGCCCGTCAAGATATTCAATTCGTCGTTGTTCTCATTTGGGGAACTTACCTTACTTTATTAGTGCTGATGATGTCGAATCTTTGGCTGTGGGAACTGCAAGAAACCTTCGCAGCGAAACCCGTTGGAGTCATGATTCAACGAGCAACCGCGAAAGGACAAACAATCTATACGTCTTATCCTTATTTCCGTCCGTCGTTGAACTTTTACAGTGAGCGATCGATCATTCCCGCTCCTCCCGAAACACTGTTAAAACACTGGCGCGAAGATCCTCATCCTCATTTGTTAGTCGATCGACCCACTTTAGAAAAGATTCCTCAGAAACAAATGCAGTTCTTAGGCATCACGGACGAATGGGTTCTCGTGCGTCGTGCTCCGATGGTAAAAACAACCGTGACCGCAAAACGCAAAACTAGAGGTGCAACTGTTAGGAATACCAAAAAATAG
- a CDS encoding chloride channel protein (similar to AA sequence:cyanobase_aa:LBDG_42740) — MPSILPPKVLLPDSASAPQSRFSGLFSRFQPHPDTIVLILAVVIGGGAGLGVLAFRFLIEWIHRLTLEDLMGTIGHFGAWTLACVPTLGGVFVGLIRWLTKEFSPGISKLIANVQAGQEMSATRPIAKTIAAAISLGTGASLGPEGPSVEVGANFGLFVGQMLKVSRDRQRLLLGAGAAAGLAAGFNAPIAGVFFALEVVLGTTFETSAASIVLLSAVVSALIAQIGLGGQPAFDLPAYEVRSPLELPLYLGLGLFACVVSIAYTNSLKWSSDFFKGNIPGSTWIAKVPREVQPILGGLCVGLVALKLPQILGVGYDTVEAMLRDVKFSLVLLITLLITKLLLTAISLGSGLVGGIFAPAMFLGASLGAAYGKVLPSVFPMFAGSIAAPPAYAMVGMAAVLAASVNAPLTAILLLFEMTRDYRIVLPLMAAVGLSVWLVNLFKSSPEQPSNLEQIEAKRDPDSIPNSAIHQQEILRNLSVAEAMQPGFLQISDSLPLLEAGLQLIQNQSHSALVVNDDRQFVGIITLQDINRSIARWETEPNHSDHGLNQRTIAEVCTTEILYAYQDEPLTDALDRMATRGLHQLPVIDRDNPNHILGLLEQEGITLAANLALTRVRLMPYLHTEKASPTETELASHIGALN; from the coding sequence GTGCCCTCCATTCTGCCACCCAAAGTCCTTCTGCCCGATTCCGCGTCTGCTCCTCAATCTCGCTTTTCTGGTCTGTTTTCTCGCTTTCAACCCCACCCGGACACGATCGTTCTCATTTTGGCGGTCGTGATTGGGGGTGGGGCTGGCTTAGGTGTCCTTGCATTTCGATTTCTCATTGAATGGATTCACCGTCTCACGCTCGAAGACCTGATGGGAACGATCGGGCATTTTGGCGCGTGGACGTTAGCTTGTGTCCCCACGCTTGGGGGTGTGTTCGTTGGCTTGATCCGCTGGCTGACGAAAGAATTTAGCCCCGGTATTTCTAAGCTGATTGCGAATGTACAGGCTGGGCAGGAAATGTCGGCAACTCGCCCGATCGCGAAAACGATCGCGGCAGCAATTTCACTGGGAACGGGGGCTTCGCTGGGTCCTGAAGGTCCGAGTGTGGAAGTTGGCGCAAATTTTGGTTTGTTCGTGGGGCAGATGTTGAAAGTGTCCCGCGATCGACAACGGTTGTTACTGGGCGCAGGAGCCGCAGCGGGTTTGGCAGCGGGATTTAATGCCCCGATCGCAGGCGTGTTCTTTGCGCTGGAAGTTGTTTTAGGAACCACGTTTGAGACTTCTGCGGCAAGTATTGTTTTACTTTCTGCGGTTGTGTCTGCGCTGATTGCTCAGATTGGATTGGGTGGACAGCCTGCATTTGATCTGCCTGCGTATGAAGTGCGGAGTCCGTTGGAATTGCCGCTTTATTTGGGATTGGGATTGTTTGCTTGTGTGGTGTCGATCGCTTATACGAATTCTCTCAAGTGGTCGAGCGACTTTTTTAAGGGCAATATTCCTGGCTCGACTTGGATTGCAAAAGTTCCACGCGAAGTTCAACCAATTCTGGGTGGATTGTGTGTAGGATTAGTTGCGCTGAAACTGCCGCAAATTTTGGGTGTGGGATATGACACGGTAGAAGCAATGCTGAGAGATGTTAAATTCTCGTTGGTGTTACTAATCACTTTGCTAATCACAAAACTGCTGCTCACTGCGATTAGTTTGGGAAGTGGTTTAGTGGGTGGAATCTTTGCACCTGCAATGTTTTTGGGAGCATCACTCGGAGCGGCTTACGGGAAAGTCCTACCTTCGGTGTTTCCGATGTTTGCGGGGAGTATTGCGGCTCCCCCTGCTTATGCGATGGTGGGAATGGCGGCAGTATTGGCAGCGAGTGTGAATGCACCTTTAACGGCGATTTTGCTGCTGTTTGAAATGACGCGGGATTATCGGATTGTTTTGCCGTTGATGGCTGCGGTGGGGTTAAGTGTGTGGCTGGTGAATTTGTTCAAATCGAGTCCAGAACAGCCCTCGAACTTAGAGCAAATTGAAGCGAAACGCGATCCTGATTCGATTCCGAATTCTGCAATTCACCAGCAAGAAATTCTCAGAAATCTATCAGTTGCGGAAGCGATGCAGCCTGGATTCTTACAAATTTCTGATTCACTTCCATTGTTAGAGGCTGGATTGCAACTGATTCAGAATCAATCTCATAGTGCATTAGTCGTGAATGACGATCGACAATTTGTCGGTATCATCACACTCCAAGACATCAATCGCTCGATCGCTCGTTGGGAAACAGAACCCAATCACTCAGATCACGGATTGAATCAACGCACGATCGCTGAAGTTTGCACGACTGAGATTCTGTATGCTTATCAGGATGAACCCTTGACCGATGCACTCGATCGCATGGCAACTCGTGGATTGCATCAGTTACCTGTGATCGATCGAGACAATCCGAATCATATTTTGGGACTGTTAGAGCAAGAAGGCATTACGCTTGCTGCGAATCTTGCCTTAACGCGAGTGCGATTGATGCCCTACCTTCACACAGAAAAGGCAAGCCCGACCGAAACCGAACTTGCCTCACACATTGGTGCATTAAACTAA
- a CDS encoding transcriptional regulator AbrB (similar to AA sequence:cyanobase_aa:LBDG_42750) — MTKKKKIEPLVGESLLKKVKELDHLNKEEKAKECGYYTVTKNGVERVNMMKFLNALIDAEGIQLDGKQGTNGRGGRSASYRISVQSNGNLLIGAAYTKQMELKPGDEFEISLGRKHIHLKQLDREELSA; from the coding sequence ATGACTAAAAAGAAAAAGATTGAGCCATTGGTTGGAGAATCCTTGCTGAAAAAGGTGAAGGAACTCGATCATCTCAATAAAGAAGAAAAGGCTAAAGAGTGTGGCTATTACACGGTGACAAAAAACGGTGTAGAGCGCGTGAATATGATGAAGTTCCTGAATGCGTTGATTGATGCAGAAGGAATTCAGTTAGACGGAAAACAAGGAACGAACGGGCGCGGCGGACGAAGTGCCAGCTACCGAATTAGTGTTCAATCCAACGGAAATCTACTCATTGGAGCAGCGTATACTAAACAAATGGAGTTGAAACCTGGAGATGAATTTGAAATTTCTCTCGGTCGTAAACATATCCATTTGAAACAACTCGATCGAGAAGAACTCTCGGCTTAA
- a CDS encoding HtrA2 peptidase (similar to AA sequence:cyanobase_aa:LBDG_42760): MTTPGKTWKQSAIYFMLPLVGAGTALVGNRLLSENPITPPAIAQTTNRTSTIADPNFIAAAVDRVGPAVVRINASRTVQTRVPEIFNDPFFRQFFGADVPNQQRRVERGTGSGFIISADGLILTNAHVVSGADTVSVTMKDGRELRGRVVGQDPLTDVAVIRVQANNLPTVALGNSETLKPGEWAIAIGNPLGLDNTVTAGIISATGRSSSEVRVPDKRVSFIQTDAAINPGNSGGPLLNQRGEVIGMNTAIIGGAQGLGFAVPINTAQRIAQQLITKGRVDHPYLGIQMRGLSAELRDQINSDQQLGFRVQDDQGVVIFRVMPNSPAARSGLRAGDVIKRVNGQAVTKADQVQQAVEQASVGGNLQLEVNRNGRSTTISVQPGAFPTQTAQGNNE; encoded by the coding sequence ATGACGACACCTGGAAAGACTTGGAAACAATCTGCTATCTATTTCATGCTGCCGCTGGTGGGAGCGGGCACAGCACTTGTAGGAAACCGTTTGCTCTCTGAGAATCCGATTACGCCACCTGCAATCGCACAAACGACAAATCGCACAAGTACGATCGCTGATCCAAACTTTATTGCCGCAGCGGTCGATCGTGTGGGTCCAGCGGTTGTGCGGATCAATGCGTCTCGAACGGTTCAAACCCGCGTTCCTGAGATTTTCAATGATCCGTTCTTTCGACAGTTCTTTGGTGCAGATGTGCCAAACCAACAGCGTCGAGTCGAACGGGGGACTGGATCGGGATTCATTATTAGTGCTGATGGTCTGATTTTGACGAATGCTCACGTGGTCAGTGGTGCAGATACCGTGAGTGTGACGATGAAAGATGGACGTGAGTTACGTGGACGAGTGGTGGGACAAGATCCACTAACCGATGTCGCAGTGATTCGGGTGCAAGCGAATAATCTACCGACTGTGGCGCTTGGGAATTCCGAGACGCTGAAACCGGGAGAATGGGCGATCGCAATCGGAAACCCGCTCGGACTGGATAATACGGTGACAGCAGGAATTATCAGTGCAACAGGTCGATCGAGTTCTGAAGTTCGTGTTCCTGATAAGCGGGTGAGCTTTATTCAAACCGATGCGGCAATTAATCCTGGAAACTCTGGCGGTCCATTGCTGAATCAGCGGGGTGAAGTGATCGGGATGAATACCGCGATCATTGGTGGAGCGCAAGGATTAGGATTTGCAGTTCCAATTAATACGGCTCAGCGGATTGCTCAACAGTTGATTACTAAAGGTCGCGTGGATCATCCATATTTGGGGATTCAGATGCGAGGATTGAGTGCAGAATTGCGCGATCAAATTAACAGCGATCAACAACTCGGTTTCCGGGTGCAGGATGATCAGGGTGTCGTCATCTTCCGCGTGATGCCGAATTCTCCAGCCGCGAGAAGTGGGTTACGTGCAGGTGATGTGATCAAGCGAGTGAATGGTCAAGCTGTCACTAAAGCGGATCAGGTTCAACAAGCAGTTGAGCAAGCTTCAGTCGGTGGAAATCTGCAACTTGAGGTGAATCGCAATGGTCGATCGACCACAATCAGTGTTCAACCGGGAGCATTCCCCACTCAGACGGCTCAAGGCAACAATGAATAA